The proteins below are encoded in one region of Triticum aestivum cultivar Chinese Spring chromosome 1B, IWGSC CS RefSeq v2.1, whole genome shotgun sequence:
- the LOC123090233 gene encoding uncharacterized protein, with translation MEEAVMELTESSADGELLDLTTVRCWPPHCSCWPPHCSSYQATIKLLAVIVLLAGLVALVVVVATVAHVSVLVALVVIVVATAIVRLAGPRLVVVLHCVWRRRALQVLDTQLFWWEPWLCDSGRRACIVGGRRAFLDAGDISSCQHEAPLSFCSSIFVSVHSSSELSDIATDLSLLLLPLRSTCDDDDTLS, from the exons ATGGAGGAGGCTGTTATGGAACTCACCGAGTCATCCGCTGATGGTGAATTATTGGATCTGACTACAGTGAGATGCTGGCCTCCTCATTGTTCTTGCTGGCCTCCTCATTGTTCTTCCTATCAAGCTACTATTAAAT TGCTTGCGGTCATCGTGCTCCTCGCCGGACTGGTTGCGCTGGTAGTTGTTGTTGCTACCGTCGCTCACGTCAGTGTACTGGTCGCGCTGGTAGTTATTGTTGTTGCTACTGCCATCGTGCGGCTCGCCGGACCGCGGCTGGTGGTGGTTCTGCACTGCGTTTGGCGTCGGCGGGCGCTGCAGGTTCTTGAC ACGCAGTTATTCTGGTGGGAGCCGTGGCTATGTGATTCTGGCCGGCGTGCATGCATAGTCGGAGGACGCCGAGCCTTTCTTGATGCCGGCGACATCAGCTCATGTCAGCATGAG GCACCTTTGTCATTTTGTTCAAGCATATTCGTCTCAGTGCATTCATCCTCTGAGCTATCTGATATTGCAACAGATCTAAGTCTCCTTTTATTGCCACTTCGGAGCACATGTGATGATGATGATACTTTGTCTTGA